A genomic window from Pyxidicoccus trucidator includes:
- a CDS encoding type II 3-dehydroquinate dehydratase yields MRLLVLHGPNLNLLGVRDGMSGEKLSDLDAALEARAKELELKLKVVQSNHEGVLLDTLAAEREEVDGILINPAGLFGSYALKDGLEAVGLPAIEVLLRPPARESVVGEACVLQVHGTQGGFEPYLQALETFASGVFTTEQAGPKKSLGRKKDEPARKGGPVALVKSSNSPAQSLARAVEAGGTTKTLGRKSVPEKEEAEEARPGKTLGRGSKSLTLASDLLTRALVRQKISDRLAGKLTPAELAAWARTQYQAVQRGAPAESGHRELLEESLQSLTLSTLPASKLSDEQLVDLLTRLDEG; encoded by the coding sequence ATGAGACTGCTGGTGCTGCATGGGCCGAACCTGAACCTGCTGGGCGTGCGCGACGGCATGTCCGGGGAGAAGCTGTCGGACCTGGACGCCGCGCTCGAGGCGCGCGCCAAGGAGCTGGAGCTGAAGCTGAAGGTGGTCCAGTCCAACCACGAGGGCGTGCTGCTGGACACGCTCGCCGCCGAGCGCGAGGAGGTGGATGGCATCCTCATCAACCCCGCCGGCCTCTTCGGCTCGTACGCGCTGAAGGACGGGCTGGAGGCGGTGGGCCTGCCCGCGATTGAGGTCCTCCTCCGTCCTCCGGCCCGCGAGTCCGTGGTGGGCGAGGCGTGCGTCCTCCAGGTGCACGGCACGCAGGGCGGCTTCGAGCCGTACCTCCAGGCACTGGAGACCTTCGCCAGCGGCGTCTTCACGACGGAGCAGGCGGGGCCGAAGAAGTCGCTCGGCCGCAAGAAGGACGAGCCGGCCCGGAAGGGCGGGCCCGTGGCGCTGGTGAAGTCCTCGAACTCGCCCGCGCAGTCCCTGGCCCGCGCCGTGGAAGCCGGTGGGACGACGAAGACGCTGGGCCGCAAGTCGGTCCCCGAGAAGGAGGAGGCCGAGGAGGCCCGCCCGGGCAAGACGCTGGGCCGGGGCTCGAAGTCCCTCACGCTGGCGTCGGACCTGCTCACGCGGGCGCTGGTGCGGCAGAAGATTTCCGACCGGCTGGCGGGGAAGCTCACCCCGGCCGAGCTCGCGGCCTGGGCCCGCACGCAGTACCAGGCCGTCCAGCGGGGCGCGCCCGCCGAGAGCGGCCACCGGGAGCTGCTGGAGGAGAGCCTCCAGAGCCTCACCCTCTCCACCCTCCCCGCGTCGAAGCTCTCGGATGAGCAGCTCGTGGACCTGCTGACCCGGCTGGACGAAGGATGA
- a CDS encoding PP2C family protein-serine/threonine phosphatase: protein MRMDSAGQTHIGRRTHNEDSYCVLPELGLFVVADGLGGQEGGEVASRCVVDTFAGFGLRLGQDRDSTWPTVPDPQRSREENLLSACSALAQRNLQAQRVGRLREMASTVVALAVGDHGAAVAHVGDSRLYRLRGGKLEALTRDHSLIEELRDVGMEPPGGPANLRHLITRALGTDNAEPTVQRLRTEPGDVFLLCSDGLYEPLGLEGLLRRLTLSTAREVCDALVADAYEAGGKDNITAVVLRVADA from the coding sequence ATGAGAATGGACAGCGCGGGGCAGACCCACATTGGCCGGCGGACACACAACGAGGACTCGTACTGCGTCCTGCCGGAGCTGGGGCTGTTCGTCGTGGCGGACGGGCTGGGCGGACAGGAGGGTGGAGAGGTCGCCAGCCGTTGTGTAGTGGACACCTTCGCGGGCTTCGGCCTGCGGCTCGGGCAGGACCGGGACTCGACGTGGCCCACGGTGCCGGACCCGCAGCGCAGCCGGGAGGAGAATCTGTTGTCGGCGTGCTCGGCCCTGGCGCAGCGCAACCTCCAGGCCCAGCGCGTGGGGCGGCTGAGGGAGATGGCGTCCACGGTGGTGGCCCTGGCGGTGGGAGACCACGGCGCGGCCGTGGCCCACGTGGGAGACAGCCGGCTGTACCGGCTGCGCGGCGGAAAGCTGGAGGCGCTGACGCGGGACCACTCGCTCATCGAGGAGCTGCGCGACGTCGGCATGGAGCCGCCGGGCGGGCCGGCCAACCTGCGGCACCTCATCACCCGCGCGCTGGGCACGGACAACGCGGAGCCCACGGTGCAGCGGCTGCGCACGGAGCCCGGAGACGTGTTCCTGCTGTGCTCGGACGGCCTCTACGAGCCGCTGGGCCTGGAAGGGCTGCTGCGGCGGCTGACGCTGTCCACCGCGCGCGAGGTGTGTGACGCGCTCGTCGCGGATGCGTACGAGGCGGGAGGCAAGGACAACATCACCGCGGTGGTGCTGCGCGTGGCGGACGCCTGA
- the fmt gene encoding methionyl-tRNA formyltransferase: MSRPRIIFMGTPEFAVSSLAACFELGDVVAVVTQPDKPKGRGNTLAAPPVKELALSRGVPVLQPVKLRTPPFSEELRKFNPDVCVVTAYGRILPKDILELPPMGCVNVHASLLPRFRGAAPIQWAIAHGDTETGVSLMVMDEGLDTGPVLAMKRLPIGADETSASLHVKLAALGGEVLRESLPKYLSGELKPVTQPSEGVVLAPIIDKDEGRLDFTKPAVELERRLRAFTPWPGAFTTLGGKLFKVHRMRAAGSTGAPGAVLAANQDGIEVACGEGSLVLLEVQPEGKRVMSAADFLSGHKLATGGFPFSAS, encoded by the coding sequence ATGAGTCGACCCCGCATCATCTTCATGGGCACGCCGGAGTTCGCCGTGTCGTCGCTCGCCGCCTGCTTCGAGCTGGGCGACGTGGTGGCTGTCGTCACCCAGCCGGACAAGCCCAAGGGCCGCGGCAACACGCTGGCCGCGCCGCCGGTGAAGGAGCTGGCCCTGTCGCGCGGAGTGCCCGTGCTGCAGCCGGTGAAGCTGCGCACGCCGCCGTTCTCCGAGGAGCTGCGCAAATTCAACCCGGACGTCTGCGTCGTCACGGCGTACGGGCGCATCCTCCCCAAGGACATCCTGGAGCTTCCACCCATGGGCTGCGTCAACGTCCATGCCTCGCTGCTGCCGCGCTTCCGGGGCGCCGCGCCCATCCAGTGGGCCATCGCCCACGGTGACACGGAGACGGGCGTGTCGCTGATGGTGATGGACGAGGGCCTGGACACCGGGCCGGTGCTGGCCATGAAGCGGCTGCCGATTGGCGCGGACGAGACGAGCGCGTCTCTGCACGTGAAGCTGGCCGCGCTCGGAGGCGAGGTGCTCCGCGAGTCCCTGCCGAAGTACCTCAGCGGGGAGCTGAAGCCGGTGACGCAGCCGTCCGAGGGCGTGGTGCTGGCCCCCATCATCGACAAGGACGAGGGCCGCCTGGACTTCACGAAGCCGGCGGTGGAGCTGGAGCGGCGCCTGCGTGCCTTCACCCCGTGGCCCGGGGCCTTCACCACGCTGGGTGGGAAGCTGTTCAAGGTGCACCGGATGCGGGCGGCCGGGAGCACGGGCGCGCCCGGCGCGGTGCTGGCGGCCAACCAGGACGGCATCGAGGTGGCGTGCGGCGAGGGCTCGCTCGTGCTGCTGGAGGTCCAGCCGGAGGGCAAGCGGGTGATGAGCGCGGCGGACTTCCTGTCGGGGCACAAGCTGGCGACCGGCGGCTTTCCCTTCAGCGCGAGCTAG
- a CDS encoding hemerythrin domain-containing protein, with translation MNAIDLLKLQHREVDVLFMRASKAALDEKVGLLGQIAEKLTLHTRIEEQHLYPFARRMGIQDLVDHSLKEHMEAKRLIANLLQCKRSDPKLNQELAQLQQTVRQHVKEEEEKLFPRLSELASAEDLEQLGGTLQQSADELANQELLTMAENEGSALPPVQS, from the coding sequence ATGAATGCCATTGACCTGCTGAAGCTGCAGCACCGCGAAGTCGACGTGCTGTTCATGCGCGCCTCCAAGGCCGCGCTGGACGAGAAGGTCGGCCTGCTGGGGCAGATTGCCGAGAAGCTCACCCTCCACACGCGGATTGAGGAGCAGCACCTGTATCCCTTCGCCCGGCGCATGGGCATCCAGGACCTGGTGGACCACTCGCTCAAGGAGCACATGGAGGCCAAGCGGCTTATCGCGAACCTGCTCCAGTGCAAGCGCAGTGACCCGAAGCTGAACCAGGAGCTCGCGCAGCTGCAGCAGACGGTGCGGCAGCACGTGAAGGAAGAGGAGGAGAAGCTCTTCCCTCGCCTGTCGGAGCTCGCTTCGGCGGAGGACCTGGAGCAGCTGGGCGGCACCCTCCAGCAGAGCGCCGACGAGCTGGCGAACCAGGAGCTCCTGACGATGGCGGAGAACGAAGGCTCCGCCCTTCCTCCCGTGCAGTCGTAG
- a CDS encoding choice-of-anchor X domain-containing protein, protein MTPPGTVPPPASRSRRVWWAVVFIPVALGVVGWWWSGGVSAGLEPSGDASSTSPEAVARSGAMAAPGKDEAPWGGTSTGGAPSGPAGSAQADAKDPVEAEREARRSLWEQRLERAKRTLDAYVSATRYPPESRPSSEQVDQMDLAEPERTRPLSRDNPDVQLRLKQDRVFVVGDETVHFVVGCEDAQRAPRPCQVVSASAHEAEHMTGGAGTAAVPLAFHDDGSAGDTLAGDGNFTGRFQPSKQGFPMFSGTLRVGVSVRSGKAEGSAFFDVLYTPFPPALFTGTVREVMEAGSLKLYLGIQVRKAGRYVVAGRLDDESGAPFAHVSFNEELREGAQEVKLTIAGNLVLDEGPTFPLKLRDVEGFLLKESGDPDRELMTTLRGYVHTTSDYPASSFSPTEWDSAERRRYRNEFTNDVNEAQAQLDAILAETKKP, encoded by the coding sequence ATGACTCCTCCTGGCACCGTCCCCCCTCCTGCTTCCCGCTCCCGCCGCGTCTGGTGGGCTGTTGTCTTCATCCCCGTGGCGCTGGGTGTCGTGGGGTGGTGGTGGAGTGGGGGAGTCAGTGCCGGTCTGGAGCCCTCCGGGGACGCGTCCTCCACGTCCCCGGAGGCTGTCGCGCGCTCAGGCGCCATGGCAGCCCCGGGGAAGGATGAGGCGCCGTGGGGCGGGACGTCGACGGGCGGAGCGCCCTCCGGGCCCGCGGGCTCCGCGCAGGCGGACGCGAAGGACCCCGTCGAAGCGGAGCGCGAGGCCCGGCGCTCGCTGTGGGAGCAGCGACTGGAGCGGGCGAAGCGCACGCTGGACGCGTACGTGTCCGCGACGCGCTATCCGCCGGAGTCCCGGCCCAGCAGCGAGCAGGTGGACCAGATGGACCTGGCGGAGCCGGAGCGCACCCGCCCGCTGAGCCGCGACAACCCGGACGTGCAGCTCCGGCTGAAGCAGGACCGGGTCTTCGTCGTCGGTGACGAGACGGTGCACTTCGTGGTGGGTTGCGAGGACGCGCAGCGCGCGCCCAGGCCCTGCCAGGTGGTGTCCGCCTCCGCGCACGAGGCCGAGCACATGACGGGCGGGGCCGGCACGGCCGCGGTGCCGCTGGCCTTTCACGACGACGGCTCCGCGGGGGACACGCTCGCGGGGGACGGCAACTTCACCGGCCGGTTCCAGCCGTCGAAGCAGGGCTTCCCGATGTTCTCCGGCACGCTGCGGGTGGGCGTGAGCGTGCGCTCGGGCAAGGCGGAAGGCTCCGCCTTCTTCGACGTCCTCTACACCCCGTTCCCTCCGGCGCTGTTCACCGGCACGGTGCGCGAGGTGATGGAGGCGGGCTCCCTCAAGCTCTATCTCGGGATTCAGGTCCGGAAGGCCGGACGGTACGTGGTGGCGGGCCGCTTGGACGACGAGAGCGGCGCCCCCTTCGCGCACGTGTCCTTCAACGAGGAGCTGAGGGAGGGCGCGCAGGAGGTGAAGCTGACCATCGCCGGCAACCTCGTGCTGGACGAGGGGCCCACCTTCCCGCTGAAGCTGCGCGACGTGGAGGGCTTCCTCCTCAAGGAGTCCGGAGACCCGGACCGCGAGCTGATGACCACCCTGCGCGGGTACGTCCACACCACGAGCGACTACCCCGCCTCCTCGTTCTCCCCCACCGAGTGGGACAGCGCGGAGCGCAGGCGCTACAGGAACGAGTTCACCAACGACGTCAACGAGGCCCAGGCGCAGCTCGACGCCATCCTGGCCGAGACGAAGAAGCCCTGA
- the rsmB gene encoding 16S rRNA (cytosine(967)-C(5))-methyltransferase RsmB has protein sequence MNARALAIQVLSRVRATDAYLNVVLDTLLSESPPKDPRDAALVTELAYGSTRRQLALDYAITRFADRKLDALEDKVLAALRVGAYQIFHTRIPARAAVAETVQALKEVGLARAAGFTNAILRKLAELPGPPLPSESNAVEHLSIRESHPKWLVERWIRQFGRERAESMLVANNQSPAVVVRANTAKVTRDALLAQLQEAGVEAKATTVSPVGITLPPVGRVEDVYGYAEGLWQVQDEAAQLVGVYGAIPESARVLDACAAPGGKACHLAQSHEVVAVDLHANKLRKIDAEAKRLGLSERLKAHAHDAAEPFPEAWGEFHAILVDAPCSGLGTLRRHPELRYRRKEEDLSRLATLQRRILENCQEAVPAGGLLVYAVCTVEAQEAQDQVEMFLRSHPEWTAEPPVLPGLKLPMAQAYLRTLPGPEGFDGFFAARLRKLY, from the coding sequence ATGAACGCCCGCGCACTCGCCATCCAGGTGCTCTCGCGCGTCCGCGCCACGGACGCGTACCTCAACGTGGTGCTGGACACGCTGCTGTCCGAGTCACCGCCCAAGGACCCTCGCGACGCCGCGCTCGTCACCGAGCTGGCCTACGGCAGCACGCGTCGGCAGCTCGCGCTCGACTACGCCATCACCCGCTTCGCCGACCGCAAGCTGGACGCGCTGGAGGACAAGGTGCTCGCCGCGCTGCGCGTGGGCGCCTACCAAATCTTCCACACCCGCATCCCCGCGCGCGCGGCGGTGGCGGAGACGGTGCAGGCGCTGAAGGAGGTGGGGCTCGCTCGCGCGGCCGGCTTCACCAACGCCATCCTCCGCAAGCTGGCGGAGCTGCCCGGCCCGCCGCTGCCGTCCGAGTCGAACGCGGTGGAGCACCTGTCCATCCGCGAGAGCCACCCGAAGTGGCTGGTGGAGCGGTGGATTCGCCAGTTCGGCCGCGAGCGCGCCGAGTCCATGCTGGTGGCGAACAACCAGTCCCCGGCCGTGGTGGTGCGCGCCAACACCGCGAAGGTGACGCGCGACGCGCTGCTCGCCCAGCTCCAGGAAGCGGGCGTGGAGGCGAAGGCCACCACCGTGTCGCCCGTGGGCATCACCCTGCCGCCCGTGGGCCGGGTGGAGGACGTGTACGGCTACGCGGAAGGGCTGTGGCAGGTGCAGGACGAGGCCGCGCAGCTCGTCGGCGTCTACGGCGCGATTCCGGAGTCGGCGCGCGTGCTGGATGCGTGCGCCGCGCCGGGCGGCAAGGCCTGCCACCTGGCGCAGTCGCACGAGGTGGTGGCGGTGGACCTGCACGCCAACAAGCTCCGCAAGATTGACGCCGAGGCGAAGCGGCTCGGCCTCTCCGAGCGGCTGAAGGCCCACGCGCACGACGCCGCGGAGCCCTTCCCGGAGGCGTGGGGTGAGTTCCACGCGATTCTGGTGGATGCGCCGTGCTCGGGGCTGGGCACGCTGCGCCGCCACCCGGAGCTGCGCTACCGCCGCAAGGAGGAGGACCTGTCCCGCCTGGCCACGCTCCAGCGGCGCATCCTGGAGAACTGCCAGGAGGCGGTGCCCGCCGGGGGCCTGCTCGTGTACGCGGTGTGCACGGTGGAGGCGCAGGAGGCGCAGGACCAGGTGGAGATGTTCCTGCGCAGCCACCCGGAGTGGACGGCGGAGCCGCCGGTGCTGCCGGGGCTCAAGCTGCCGATGGCGCAGGCGTACCTGCGCACGCTGCCGGGGCCGGAGGGCTTCGACGGGTTCTTCGCCGCGCGGCTCCGGAAGCTCTACTGA
- a CDS encoding peroxiredoxin family protein, with protein sequence MPTLDIPITLLDPTGGWVNIPVHVSELDELPVLLHFFSMDQVKSTADFDELKRIIGEFAPRGLRVISVDVTKSDKELRDTNAVEAFARKHDLTHPIAVDDGSMAKAYDVTQTPAWLVFDADSARLRHHFTGRNGAHHARQVLDRFTRYATSAAAPPP encoded by the coding sequence ATGCCGACGCTCGACATCCCCATCACCCTGCTGGACCCGACAGGCGGCTGGGTCAACATCCCCGTCCACGTCTCGGAGCTGGATGAGTTGCCCGTCCTCCTCCACTTCTTCTCCATGGACCAGGTGAAGAGCACCGCCGACTTCGACGAACTGAAGCGCATCATCGGGGAGTTCGCCCCCCGCGGCCTGCGCGTCATCAGCGTGGACGTCACGAAGTCCGATAAGGAACTGCGCGACACCAACGCGGTGGAGGCCTTCGCGCGCAAGCACGACCTGACCCACCCCATCGCCGTGGACGACGGCTCCATGGCCAAGGCGTACGACGTGACGCAGACGCCGGCCTGGCTCGTGTTCGACGCGGACTCCGCCCGGCTGCGCCACCACTTCACCGGGCGCAACGGCGCGCACCACGCGCGGCAGGTGCTGGACCGCTTCACCCGGTACGCCACCTCGGCCGCGGCCCCGCCGCCCTGA
- a CDS encoding SDR family NAD(P)-dependent oxidoreductase encodes MADRRKDKDAARISVGTLVAAGVGAALGLRKALKPRFHFSSRTVLITGGSRGLGLVMARLLVKEGARVAICGRDEATLDRARDELEREGGEVLAIPCDVRDQVQVEAMVSAVHERWGAVDVLINNAGVIQVGPLESMTLEDFREAVDTHLWAPLYTTLAVLPEMKRRGVGRIVNISSVGGRVSIPHLVPYAASKFALVGLSDGIRAELRQDGILVTTVCPGLLRTGSPRNSWFKGNHEKEYAWFVVGDSLPFMSMSAEAAARKVIAACRRGDAEALVGLPAKLAAVGRTLAPDLTASITAFVNRALPQDSNPDRVRGSECETPLTRSWLTELTRRAAERNNENEVPIH; translated from the coding sequence ATGGCTGACCGCCGCAAGGACAAGGACGCAGCCCGCATTTCCGTGGGCACGCTGGTCGCCGCCGGTGTCGGCGCGGCACTGGGCCTGCGCAAGGCGCTGAAGCCCCGCTTCCACTTCTCCAGCCGCACGGTGCTCATCACCGGCGGCTCGCGGGGCCTGGGGCTGGTGATGGCGCGCCTCCTGGTGAAGGAGGGAGCGCGGGTGGCCATCTGTGGCCGTGACGAAGCCACGCTGGACCGCGCGCGAGACGAGCTGGAGCGCGAGGGCGGCGAGGTGCTCGCCATCCCCTGTGACGTGCGGGACCAGGTGCAGGTGGAGGCCATGGTGTCCGCCGTGCACGAGCGCTGGGGCGCGGTGGACGTGCTCATCAACAACGCGGGCGTCATCCAGGTGGGCCCGCTGGAGTCGATGACCCTGGAAGACTTCCGCGAGGCCGTGGACACGCACCTGTGGGCGCCGCTGTACACGACGCTCGCGGTGCTGCCGGAGATGAAGCGGCGCGGCGTGGGCCGCATCGTCAACATCTCCTCCGTGGGCGGAAGGGTGAGCATTCCGCACCTGGTGCCGTACGCGGCGAGCAAGTTCGCGCTGGTGGGGCTGTCGGACGGGATACGGGCCGAGCTGCGGCAGGACGGCATCCTGGTGACGACGGTGTGCCCGGGCCTCCTGCGCACGGGCAGCCCGCGCAACTCCTGGTTCAAGGGCAACCACGAGAAGGAGTACGCGTGGTTCGTGGTGGGGGACTCGCTGCCCTTCATGTCCATGAGCGCCGAGGCCGCCGCGCGCAAGGTCATCGCGGCGTGCCGTCGCGGGGACGCGGAGGCGCTGGTGGGGCTTCCCGCGAAGCTGGCCGCGGTGGGCCGGACGCTGGCGCCCGACCTGACGGCGAGCATCACCGCCTTCGTCAACCGCGCCCTGCCCCAGGACAGCAACCCGGACCGCGTCCGGGGCAGCGAGTGCGAGACGCCGCTCACCCGGTCCTGGCTCACCGAACTCACGCGTCGCGCGGCCGAGCGCAACAACGAGAATGAAGTCCCCATCCACTGA
- a CDS encoding MJ1255/VC2487 family glycosyltransferase, which yields MRILYGVVGEGMGHATRSRVLLEELTKEHEVHIVVSGRAQDYLKKRFQNVHGIWGLTLAYEGNSVKKWQTVLQNVTGAVKGLPQNIRQYFDLVGDFKPDVVVSDFESFSYLFAKTHRLPVISVDNMQVINRCQHEPALLAGYEDSFETSRAIVKAKLPGAFHYLVTTFFYPPLRKRRTTLAPSILRPEILEAKSEPGEHLLVYQTSTTNTALPDILKAAGIPCRVYGLRRDITEDLVDGNLTYRPFSEKGFIDDLRTSRGVVASGGYTLMSEAVYLRKPVLSVPLVGQFEQIINALYLEQLGYGMYVKELSVDALKEFLSRLPGCEEALKGYEQDGNTKMIAALREQLALAYEHRGHWAMELAAD from the coding sequence ATGCGAATCCTCTACGGTGTCGTCGGCGAAGGCATGGGCCATGCGACGCGCTCGCGCGTGCTCCTCGAGGAGCTCACGAAGGAGCACGAGGTCCACATCGTCGTCTCCGGCCGGGCCCAGGACTACCTCAAGAAGCGCTTCCAGAACGTGCACGGCATCTGGGGGCTGACGCTGGCTTACGAGGGCAACTCGGTGAAGAAGTGGCAGACGGTGCTCCAGAACGTGACGGGCGCCGTGAAGGGGCTGCCGCAGAACATCCGCCAGTACTTCGACCTGGTGGGCGACTTCAAACCGGACGTGGTGGTCAGCGACTTCGAGTCCTTCAGCTACCTGTTCGCGAAGACGCACCGGCTGCCCGTCATCAGCGTGGACAACATGCAGGTCATCAACCGGTGCCAGCACGAGCCGGCGCTGCTGGCCGGGTATGAGGACAGCTTCGAGACGTCGCGGGCCATCGTGAAGGCGAAGCTGCCGGGCGCCTTCCACTACCTCGTCACCACGTTCTTCTACCCGCCGCTGCGCAAGCGCCGCACCACGCTGGCGCCGTCCATCCTGCGGCCGGAAATCCTGGAGGCGAAGTCGGAGCCGGGCGAGCACCTGCTCGTGTACCAGACGTCGACGACGAACACGGCGCTGCCGGACATCCTCAAGGCCGCGGGCATTCCCTGCCGCGTGTACGGGCTGCGCCGCGACATCACCGAGGACCTGGTGGACGGCAACCTCACGTACCGGCCCTTCAGCGAGAAGGGCTTCATCGACGATTTGCGCACGTCACGCGGCGTGGTGGCCAGCGGCGGCTACACGCTGATGAGCGAGGCGGTGTACCTGCGCAAGCCGGTGCTCAGCGTGCCGCTGGTGGGCCAGTTCGAGCAGATCATCAACGCCCTCTATCTGGAACAGCTCGGGTACGGGATGTACGTGAAGGAGCTGTCCGTGGACGCGCTGAAGGAGTTCCTCTCGCGTCTGCCTGGTTGCGAGGAGGCGCTCAAGGGCTACGAGCAGGACGGCAACACGAAGATGATTGCCGCCCTGCGCGAGCAGCTCGCCCTGGCCTACGAGCACCGCGGCCACTGGGCCATGGAGCTGGCCGCGGACTGA
- a CDS encoding LysR family transcriptional regulator: MQLESLKMFCDVVETGSFSRAAQLNHVTQSAVSQQIRALENRYEQKLLSRSARQVTPTPAGERLFRGCKEILARFAEVEQEIREQATEVAGTSTVSTIYSVGLHELNAVQKQLLKAHPKVNMRLNYRRNDQVYDDVILGAAEIGIVAYPQPRAGVDILPFRDDKLAVVCAPNHPFATKAKVSLTALSGVPFIAFDREAPTRKALDRLFREKNIDINPVMEMDNVETIKRAVEMGLGVAILPISTSQSEVKAGSLVAKPFAEGPVSRPIGLLIRKGKYLDRASAAVLEAFKAAANIPSAAEEA; encoded by the coding sequence ATGCAGCTCGAATCCTTGAAGATGTTCTGCGACGTGGTCGAGACAGGCTCGTTCTCCCGGGCGGCGCAGCTCAACCACGTGACGCAGTCCGCGGTGAGCCAGCAGATCCGCGCCCTGGAGAATCGCTACGAGCAGAAGCTCTTGTCCCGCAGCGCGCGCCAGGTGACGCCGACGCCCGCGGGTGAGCGGCTGTTCCGCGGGTGCAAGGAAATCCTCGCCCGCTTCGCGGAGGTGGAGCAGGAGATTCGCGAGCAGGCCACCGAGGTGGCCGGCACCAGCACCGTGTCCACCATCTACTCGGTGGGTCTGCACGAGCTGAATGCGGTGCAGAAGCAGCTGCTCAAGGCGCACCCGAAGGTGAACATGCGCCTGAACTACCGCCGCAACGACCAGGTGTACGACGACGTGATTCTGGGCGCGGCGGAGATTGGCATCGTCGCGTACCCGCAGCCGCGCGCGGGCGTGGACATCCTCCCGTTCCGCGACGACAAGCTGGCCGTCGTCTGCGCGCCCAACCACCCGTTCGCCACCAAGGCGAAGGTGAGCCTCACCGCGCTGTCCGGCGTGCCCTTCATCGCGTTCGACCGCGAGGCGCCCACGCGCAAGGCGCTGGACAGGCTCTTCCGCGAGAAGAACATCGACATCAACCCGGTGATGGAGATGGACAACGTGGAGACCATCAAGCGCGCGGTGGAGATGGGGCTGGGCGTCGCCATCCTCCCCATCTCCACGTCCCAGAGCGAGGTGAAGGCGGGCTCGCTGGTGGCCAAGCCCTTCGCCGAGGGGCCTGTGTCGCGCCCCATCGGCCTGCTCATCCGCAAGGGCAAGTACCTGGACCGCGCGTCCGCCGCCGTGCTGGAGGCCTTCAAGGCCGCCGCCAACATCCCCTCCGCCGCCGAAGAGGCGTAG
- a CDS encoding aminotransferase class I/II-fold pyridoxal phosphate-dependent enzyme, with amino-acid sequence MRIPDFKLERYFARYEFSAPYLLCSSDIEGWRLRDLLALADPDALARWEGLTLGYTESTGLPALRAEIAALYPGLSPDDVLTFAGAQEAVFVLANVLLGPGSHAVVTWPGYQSLYEVARATGADVTLLPLREEDGWALDLDALRRALRPDTRLLVVNFPHNPTGALPDRATFEALCALADERGICLLSDEVYRLLEYDSRDTLPSAAERTPRGLSLGVMSKALGLAGLRVGWLACRDAELLRRCMAFKDYTTICNSAPSEVLSLIALRAKERVLARSRELLSTNLALLDAFFARHADTFRWVRPRAGSVAFPRLLRDTPVARFTEELVEREGVLLLPGDVYDFPGNHFRLGLGRANLPDALARLERFVIASR; translated from the coding sequence ATGCGCATCCCCGACTTCAAGCTGGAGCGGTACTTCGCGCGCTACGAGTTCTCGGCGCCCTACCTGCTGTGCTCCTCGGACATCGAGGGCTGGCGGCTGAGGGACCTGCTGGCGCTCGCCGACCCGGACGCCCTGGCGCGCTGGGAGGGGCTGACGCTCGGCTACACCGAGTCCACCGGGCTGCCCGCCCTGCGCGCGGAGATCGCCGCGCTCTACCCGGGCCTCTCCCCGGACGACGTGCTCACCTTCGCGGGCGCACAGGAAGCCGTCTTCGTGCTGGCCAACGTGCTGCTGGGGCCGGGCAGCCATGCCGTCGTCACCTGGCCGGGCTACCAGTCGCTGTACGAAGTGGCGCGCGCGACGGGCGCGGACGTGACGCTGCTGCCGCTGCGCGAGGAGGACGGCTGGGCGCTCGATTTGGATGCCCTGCGCCGCGCGCTGAGGCCGGACACCCGGCTGCTCGTGGTGAACTTCCCCCACAACCCCACCGGTGCGCTGCCGGACCGTGCCACCTTCGAGGCGCTGTGCGCGCTGGCCGACGAGCGCGGCATCTGTCTCTTGTCCGACGAGGTGTACCGGCTGCTGGAGTATGACTCGCGCGACACGCTGCCCTCCGCCGCGGAGCGCACGCCGCGCGGCCTCAGCCTGGGCGTCATGTCCAAGGCGCTGGGCCTGGCGGGGCTGCGCGTGGGGTGGCTCGCCTGCCGCGACGCGGAGCTGCTGCGTCGCTGCATGGCTTTCAAGGACTACACCACCATCTGCAACAGCGCCCCCAGCGAGGTGCTCTCGCTCATCGCCCTGCGCGCGAAGGAGCGGGTGCTCGCGCGCAGCCGGGAGCTGCTCTCCACCAACCTCGCGCTGCTGGATGCGTTCTTCGCGCGGCACGCGGACACCTTCCGCTGGGTGCGCCCGCGCGCCGGCAGCGTGGCCTTCCCGCGTCTGCTTCGCGACACGCCCGTGGCCCGCTTCACCGAAGAGCTCGTCGAGCGCGAGGGCGTGTTGCTGCTGCCCGGCGACGTCTACGACTTCCCCGGCAACCACTTCCGGCTGGGGCTGGGCCGCGCCAACCTCCCCGACGCCCTCGCCCGCCTGGAGCGCTTCGTCATCGCCTCGCGCTGA